Proteins encoded in a region of the Paucidesulfovibrio longus DSM 6739 genome:
- a CDS encoding TAXI family TRAP transporter solute-binding subunit — protein MKRFLNLAFVLALVLGLLALTGCGEEKKAEPKAEQATEQAAPAKEKQFLAFGGGPTGGTFNFFANKMSSIISHTYDYLDVSPKGSGGSAENLRTLDKASVDFGIVYSGDAYLGRMGKLVNDETKYENVRAISFLYGAPAQLVVRKDAGIASAYDLEGKIVAIGNPGSGAALSAERFFKHLGIWEKMEPRNLGYSQAAADFSDNKIDAFWVLVGYPNSSIIEAATRTPVTLLNVNMDAEKSGFYDAYPFYTPTEIPAGTYEGQDEAVKTFQDSALWCTNGKVADDVVYDALTAVYAEQGLKDMATAHKAAKAMSIQSGIDGVSVPLHPGAVKFWEEKGLSIPAKLK, from the coding sequence ATGAAACGGTTTCTGAACCTGGCATTCGTACTGGCGCTCGTGCTCGGCCTGCTGGCCCTGACCGGCTGCGGCGAGGAGAAAAAGGCCGAACCCAAGGCCGAGCAGGCCACGGAGCAGGCGGCCCCGGCCAAGGAGAAGCAGTTCCTGGCCTTCGGCGGCGGCCCCACCGGCGGCACCTTCAACTTCTTCGCCAACAAGATGTCGAGCATCATCAGCCACACCTACGACTACCTCGACGTTTCCCCCAAGGGCTCCGGCGGCTCCGCCGAGAACCTGCGCACCCTGGACAAGGCCTCCGTGGACTTCGGCATCGTCTACTCCGGCGACGCCTACCTCGGCCGCATGGGCAAGCTCGTCAACGATGAAACCAAGTATGAGAACGTCCGCGCCATCTCCTTCCTCTACGGCGCTCCGGCCCAGCTCGTGGTCCGCAAGGATGCGGGCATCGCTTCCGCCTACGACCTCGAAGGCAAGATCGTGGCCATCGGCAACCCCGGCTCCGGCGCGGCCCTCTCCGCCGAGCGGTTCTTCAAGCACCTCGGCATCTGGGAAAAGATGGAGCCCCGCAACCTGGGCTACTCCCAGGCCGCGGCCGACTTCTCGGACAACAAGATCGACGCCTTCTGGGTGTTGGTCGGCTACCCCAACTCCTCCATCATCGAAGCGGCCACCCGCACCCCGGTCACGCTGCTGAACGTGAACATGGACGCCGAAAAGTCCGGCTTCTATGACGCCTATCCCTTCTACACCCCCACGGAAATCCCGGCCGGCACCTACGAGGGCCAGGACGAAGCCGTGAAGACCTTCCAGGACTCCGCGCTCTGGTGCACCAACGGCAAGGTCGCCGACGACGTGGTCTACGACGCCCTCACCGCGGTCTACGCCGAGCAGGGCCTCAAGGACATGGCCACCGCGCACAAGGCCGCCAAGGCCATGAGCATCCAGAGCGGCATCGACGGCGTGTCCGTGCCCCTGCATCCCGGCGCCGTGAAGTTCTGGGAAGAGAAGGGTCTGAGCATCCCGGCAAAACTCAAGTAA
- a CDS encoding glycosyltransferase 61 family protein, translating to MIEVPSLEELLKDESGRDLFWTWLQPAKGALDAERFRSNVPLRCFRTRVLHGTGGAILLPACRMFRYQRLRMTPLVPHARKYPEWVRIHDSQGRPAREILPRITPDALRPRAYRDPVFRPGRFVYLGFVLMHYGHLLTEFLSRMWFDPAMFGPETRFLVQAREEHQNWWREGVGFSREIMQMICRAFGVPLDRVEFVDREAEYETVFAPTPLNDYPVASRPEVASLYDRLAEHVLERHPEADVPGAGEHVFLSRSALPGERRTYYNGAEVDRAFADLGYSVVHPERHSFPAQVRMLQRARVVAGEEGSALCGAMFAKRPEVVYLESGRFHSNLPNMLYHHAERLHYVVPHENWEGIAPVSLFSKLYLPRRTLERSISGIPGARPSEPQAFAAEDAGYLPMFEAAQRGDVAGCAEQLARLVQRRPGSFQPDVLPALLQNLREAGSTEQLMELFSKAAREVLHFHAGLRGGSAAPTNH from the coding sequence ATGATTGAAGTGCCGAGCCTTGAGGAATTGCTGAAGGACGAGAGCGGCCGCGATTTGTTCTGGACCTGGTTGCAGCCCGCCAAAGGCGCGCTCGACGCGGAGCGGTTCCGTTCCAATGTGCCGCTGCGCTGCTTCAGGACGCGCGTGCTGCACGGCACAGGAGGAGCGATCCTTCTGCCCGCGTGCAGGATGTTCCGGTATCAACGTCTGCGCATGACCCCGCTGGTGCCCCATGCCCGGAAGTATCCGGAGTGGGTCCGCATTCACGATTCCCAGGGACGGCCCGCACGGGAGATCCTGCCCCGGATCACCCCGGACGCGCTCCGGCCCCGCGCGTACCGCGATCCCGTGTTCCGCCCAGGACGCTTCGTGTACCTCGGCTTCGTCCTCATGCATTACGGGCATCTGCTTACGGAATTTCTTTCGCGCATGTGGTTCGATCCGGCCATGTTCGGCCCGGAGACGCGGTTTCTGGTCCAGGCCCGCGAAGAGCACCAGAACTGGTGGCGCGAGGGCGTGGGCTTTTCGCGCGAGATCATGCAGATGATCTGCCGGGCGTTCGGGGTGCCCCTGGACCGGGTCGAGTTCGTGGACAGGGAGGCCGAGTACGAGACGGTCTTCGCCCCCACGCCGCTGAACGACTACCCTGTCGCCTCGCGTCCCGAGGTCGCCTCCCTGTATGATCGTCTGGCCGAGCATGTGCTCGAGCGGCATCCCGAGGCGGACGTGCCCGGAGCCGGAGAGCACGTATTTCTCAGCAGGAGCGCCCTGCCGGGAGAGCGGAGGACGTATTACAACGGCGCCGAAGTGGACCGCGCCTTCGCGGACCTCGGCTACAGCGTGGTCCACCCGGAGCGGCACTCCTTCCCGGCCCAGGTACGCATGCTCCAGCGCGCCCGGGTCGTGGCCGGGGAAGAAGGCTCGGCCCTGTGCGGGGCCATGTTCGCGAAACGGCCCGAGGTGGTCTATCTGGAGTCGGGCCGATTCCATTCCAACCTGCCGAACATGCTCTACCACCACGCGGAGCGGTTGCACTACGTGGTTCCCCACGAGAATTGGGAAGGAATAGCGCCGGTCTCGCTGTTTTCCAAACTCTATCTGCCCCGGCGCACCCTGGAGCGTTCAATTTCCGGCATACCGGGGGCGAGGCCTTCGGAACCCCAGGCCTTTGCCGCCGAGGACGCGGGCTACCTGCCCATGTTCGAGGCCGCCCAGCGGGGCGACGTCGCGGGCTGCGCCGAGCAGCTGGCCCGGCTCGTCCAGCGCAGGCCGGGCAGCTTTCAGCCGGACGTGCTGCCCGCGCTGCTGCAAAACCTGCGGGAGGCCGGAAGCACGGAGCAGCTGATGGAACTGTTCTCCAAGGCCGCGCGCGAGGTGCTTCATTTCCATGCCGGGCTGCGCGGCGGTTCCGCAGCCCCGACAAATCATTGA